Part of the Salvelinus fontinalis isolate EN_2023a chromosome 1, ASM2944872v1, whole genome shotgun sequence genome is shown below.
TTATGTGAATAAACAGGACACTAGGATCTAGATACTAAATGGTTTGTCTTTATTTCATCACAGCTTCTTTCTCTGTTGATTTGCTTGAATAGAGAGCATTGAGAAATTCACgcactaactaacacacacacacacacacacacacacacaggagtagACCTCTTTCTCTTTGGAGGCGACGTCACACACACGAAGCTACCTGGAAGCAATTCCTGTTGCAGAGGTAAGTAGCAAGTACCATGATCTCAAGGAACTTTGCAGATACACGAAGCAATTCAAACGCGATTGAAATTGACTCAACTCTGTTGCCAGCAACAACATTTGCGTACAGGTTGCTTCGTGTGACATCGGTTTCTCTTCAGACAACATTTAGTTAACAGAGAATGAATAGCAGCCTTGTAGACCAATCAGATTCTATCTCTACACATGAGAAACATTACAACATCCTGTATTCAGAGGTCAACAAAGTGAAAGTGACGTGGATGAAACGTGTAGAGAGGAATCGTCGCAGTCAGTTGACTGTTGTACCTGTGTGACCAGCCTGAAATGACAGTGCTCTGTGTTGGTGTCCCGTTACACATGTGGCTGAGTAGACTATATAAGCAGCGCAATGCAAACCAATCGTATAAATCAGTGTGTGCTGCTGTCTACCCCTGCAGAATTGTTTGAAGCGCGAGATAGGCTGCTGCAGATTTCATTCCTTTCGGATTATTTGAAAAAGCTAAACATATTTTTTCAGCAATAATGGGTGTTATGGTTTCGCAACTCTTCTCTCGTTTCTTCGAGAAAAAACAGATGAGAATTCTGATGGGTAAGACTTATTTCCAATGTTGTtaatgtcattgtgttattattacaatgttgcaaTGTTTGTACAATGTTACAATGTATTTGTTACAATGTGTTATAACATTTACTTTTTTTGATTGATTTTACATAGGCCTatattatatgcatattattcatatTACTTAGGTTTTAAAATGATCCATATTGTTCCTACAGTTGGGTTAGATGCTGCAGGGAAGACCACAGTCCTGTACAAACTAAAACTTGGAGAAGTTGTCACTACTATCCCCACTATTGGTAAGCATTGATTGATATATAGGCTATATCCAATGATTGACAACTTTTGCTTCTCATATGTATTTGACCCAGGACTGCTAGACAGAGCATAGCTGAATGTCTTTTGTGCTGATCACCATAGGGTTCAATGTGGAGACGGTTGAGTACAAGAACATCAGCTTCACGGTGTGGGATGTAGGTGGTCAGCACGTCATCAGACCTCTGTGGAAGCATTACTACCAGAACACTCAGGTAATACAAACCCTAACACTCTCAACTAACCTGAACATCCTCAACTAACCCTAACAGCCTCAACTAACCCTCACAGCCTCAACTAACTCTGACAGCCTCAACTAACCCTAGCAGTCTTATCTAACCCTAACAGCCTCAACTAACCCTAACAGCCTCACCTAACCCCAACAGCCTCAGTTAAGCCTAAGAGCCTCAACTAAGCCTAACCCAAATAAACCTCAACTAACCCTAACAGC
Proteins encoded:
- the LOC129862701 gene encoding ADP-ribosylation factor 4-like isoform X2 → MGVMVSQLFSRFFEKKQMRILMVGLDAAGKTTVLYKLKLGEVVTTIPTIGFNVETVEYKNISFTVWDVGGQHVIRPLWKHYYQNTQGLIFVVDSNDPERINDSSEELQNMLEEDQLRDVVLLVFANKQDLPNAMSVSDITNKLGLRKLQLNTPWFVQATC